A single genomic interval of Prunus dulcis unplaced genomic scaffold, ALMONDv2, whole genome shotgun sequence harbors:
- the LOC117613276 gene encoding protein ACCELERATED CELL DEATH 6-like, protein MLVNQKDRNGNTPLHLATMHHHPKVVYRLAWDTRTNLKLLNDRHMTALDITESTLETIASYHGRLTWTVLKSAFAQRAQSLHVLQRKKQRSPLKLPNEESIRDRVNTLLVVTTLVATMAFTAGFTMPGGNNGDPPPEGMAILLTNAMFQAFVIFNTIAMYTAILVAVCLIWAQLGDLNLVVTALRLALPLLGIALTMISLAFMAGVYMVVSNLHWLAYVVLILGVLFIFTVLVVFTPLFCKTTSGSRIFRWITYFPFRVEVWASGSHNDD, encoded by the exons ATGTTGGTAAACCAAAAAGACAGGAACGGAAATACTCCTTTACATTTGGCTACGATGCACCACCATCCCAAGGTTGTCTACAGATTGGCTTGGGATACAAGGACAAACTTAAAGCTCTTGAATGATAGGCACATGACAGCTCTTGACATTACAGAAAGCACTTTGGAAACTATTGCATCATATCATGGG CGGCTTACTTGGACGGTATTGAAATCTGCTTTCGCACAGCGAGCTCAGAGTTTGCATGTcctccaaagaaaaaaacagagatcGCCATTGAAGTTACCAAACGAGGAAAGCATTAGGGACAGGGTGAATACTCTATTGGTGGTTACCACACTTGTTGCCACAATGGCATTTACAGCCGGTTTCACAATGCCAGGTGGCAACAACGGTGACCCCCCTCCGGAGGGCATGGCAATCTTGCTAACCAACGCTATGTTCCAAGCCTTTGTGATTTTTAACACCATAGCTATGTATACTGCCATCCTTGTTGCAGTCTGTCTCATTTGGGCGCAGTTGGGGGACTTAAATTTGGTGGTCACAGCTCTCCGTCTGGCATTGCCGCTGTTGGGGATTGCGCTTACCATGATTTCCTTAGCCTTCATGGCTGGGGTTTATATGGTAGTTAGCAATCTTCATTGGCTTGCCTATGTTGTATTGATCCTGGGagtccttttcattttcactgtCTTAGTAGTTTTCACTCCACTCTTCTGCAAAACTACTTCTGGGTCCCGCATCTTTCGTTGGATCACTTATTTTCCCTTCCGTGTGGAAGTATGGGCTTCTGGAAGTCACAACGATGACTAA